The Nicotiana tabacum cultivar K326 chromosome 5, ASM71507v2, whole genome shotgun sequence sequence CTTTAACTTTATGTCAGTTTCCATGTCATAATTcatttcctttatatatataaacTATCTTCTTTGTTCTTTTACTCACAGCTCTTCACTGGTTTTGTTCACATTTTAGTTTCCTCCGAGGGGGGTGAAAATACCCAAGAAAATATCTTGTTTTTAGCATTAAAAAATCGAATcttgaacttttttttttgtatataaattACGTGGTTTCCTTATCTGGGGTTATTTATAAAGCTGTCAAgattttgctttttcatttgGACTGTGGAACTGAACTGAAGAATTAGTTTAAATGGAGATGAAATATGTTGATTCTAAGGCAATATCAATGTCTAAATCAGTTGGTATGGAGACAATGAAGCTTTCTAGCTCATTTTTAGACTCAAAGCTCAAGTTTGGTGTCAATGTGTCCCCCAAATTCTCTTCTTCCAGAGGTAATTTTCTGTTATATAATTAGGCTTGTGTacctttttgattttttggattCAGTTAGAAGGTTATTTTTCCAGTACATTGATCTTTTATGGGTATAAGAAAATTGTTACTCTGTAGTTTTAAACATGCTATGACGTTTCTCTGGCTATAAAATCATGTCATTAAGTAAAAAATTGGAAGTTAACTTGTTTCTGAGCGTAAAGATGTGTCACTCTTCTTGGAACAAACTAGCACGGAAAAGTGTACCCAAATTATCATAAAATGGAACAGATGGAGTACATGTTTCGTGCTTAGAGTATTTAATTAGTGTATCCAGATTTTGGAGAAAGCCAGCCATAAGCTACTTATTAGAATGATTGTTTCTGCTATGTTGCTTGGACCCTCCAAAATTGATGTCGCATCTCTGCCGGATCCCTCAAAATATGCATATTAGAAAATCTGGCACACACCTAGTGGTATTTTTGAAGAGTCCGAGAGGCATAGGTTTTATGATAGTTTAAGTGAAGAGGAGGTATGGTTTGAAGGACAAAGCAATAGCTATGCTGATAAAAGCATTTCATGTTTGTCCTTCAGTTGTTGTAATGTTTGTTGGGTGTTTCATACTTAACTCGAGTTTAAGTGTTCAATAGGTATAAATCTTAGTAGAGGTGTCTAAGCGAAAAAATCAGGCAAGTTTAAGGGGCAACGTATGGTTTCAGCCTAATTCATTCCATTTCTCTCATGTACTAAGAGATTTGTGTTTCTTGTTGAATAATTTGACCATTTTGCAGACGCTCTAGTCACACAATTTAACACGGTATGAGAGTTCAAGTCTTACCGCCATCCATTAACATAAGATTTCTACGTGCTTAGCTAAGAAAAAGTATCATGCTCGCAGTTGAAGCATACTGTAACATAAAAGTGGTTTCTCTCTaacattttcagtcatttttttcCGTTTTAGACGAGCTTAAGTTTGTGTATTCAAGTAAGTCCGCCCTTGTCAAAATGGCTCTACAATTAGGCAATACAAAGTGCACCATTAGCTTTTAGATATGCATTTCCTGTTTCTAATGCAGTAATTAAGAAGAATATTATCGACTCGTTATTAGATAACACTACTACTGCTGCTAAATGAGAATTAATGTAATGTTCTGTTTTACCTTCAGGGCTTTTAATGAAGGCTTCTTATTCAAGAACTTCTTATGATGCGACAAGTTCGGTCACCAAAAAGAATTTCTTAGTGGACACTTTCTCTTATCAGATAAATGGTACGAACCACACAGGTTTGTATTTTAGAGATAAATGGGTACTTGATGCCTCTGATGATGAATACGGAGGGGTAATCGTCAATGCAGAAAGACTACCATCCAATCCTGCCAAATTTGTGTCTCTACTACGTGCATCTCTCGCTCATTGGAAAGTGAAGGTACTTCATTGCCAGCAACTACAGTTTTAGACTAGTCTCAAATTTCATGAAAGATCTCTTGTCTGGTGTTGATTACTGcacagtgttatcaaaggcgaaaagtgCAAAGAAGCTCTAAGGTCCTTGGAGTTTTAAGCACGGAACAATAAAGCGTGGGCTTTCGTGAAGAAAGACGCAAATGGGaaaaatatgaatatatatgtatattacgagactaataattataagcatAAACTAAattatatggacaaagaaattgagaaagatCTACGACAAGGAAAAGTATGCATTAGAACCTCGATGACGACACTGAAGCACCCGTTAAGCGAGGCGAAGCACTCAACGTGTTTTGAGTCTCACTTCAGGGCTTAAGCGTGCCTTTGACAACGCCTGTTACTACATAGTGGAAGCCATTGCATTGTCACTTTTTTCTGTTTATTTTCGACAACTCTTGCGATTATAAAACACACTTGGAATGTTTCCAAAAAGACTCACCATTTTTGTCAAATATCATTAGATCACATCATATAAAACACATTGAGCTAATTAATGGCTCCCAATGCAGGGGAAGAAGGGAGTTTGGCTAAAGCTACCAGTGGAAAAATGTGATCTAGTTCCTATTGCAGTAAAGGTATTATATCACTTTACCTGAAATCTTTAAGTTTTGGTGTTAGTTCTTTTGATGTTGAATGCTGGCTAAAAATAATGGTCAAACTCTAAATTTTTGTAGGAAGGATTTCAGTACCATCATGCAGAAAAAGGACATGTCATGTTGACTTATTGGATACCAGATGAACCCTGCATGCTTCCTTCTAATGCATCTCATCAAGTTGGAGTTGGTGGTTTTGTGATCAATGACAAAAATGAGGTGCATATTTTTCTATTTGGATGGACTTCCTATTAAAACGTATAAGCTTGTGAAGATCATTATGCTTGAAACAtatcgagggtctatcggaaacaacctctctaccttcttaaggtaggggtaaggtctgcgtacgcactacccctccccagaccctacacgtgggattacactgggtttgttgttgttgttgttgtaatcccATAGCCTAATGAAATACTGATTTAGGTGCTCGTCGTGCAAGAGAAACATTCTGCGCGGGCTCTTTCAGGCCTATGGAAAATACCAACTGGTTTCATTCTTGAGGTATGTTCCTGTATTGAAATTTGACCTTAACATTTTGGTCACTTTTGATAGAAGTAAATACTGGAACATGTATTATGTATACTTAACTCCTTAAACATTGTTCTTATGTCAAAATACAGTCAGAGGAGATCTTTACAGGAGTTGTGAGAGAAGTGAAGGAGGAAACTGGGGTAAGAAATCCACACTTGACATATTTTTTACCCTAAACGATCACTCTATAGTGAGCAGTGTAATCTGAATGATggttttctttttcattattctATCCAGATTGATACCGAATTTGTGGAGGTTATGGCTTTCAGGTAACAAATTtcttcatcttcaaaagaccATATATTTATCATGGTGGATAGCGAATTTTATGCCTTCTTAACGATAGGAAGAGCTATATTAGATATTTCATAAGAACATGAAATGTCGATATGATAAGTTTCCGAGCAAACTTTGCTTGGTACTGTACTTGCTACTTGCTAGACTTCACTATTTAGGATACTTCTTGCTTTCTGATGTGAAAATTGATCAAAAGGGATGCGCACCTGATATAGAAATATAAGGTTTTCTTCTTCCAACTATACAATGAGAACTGTCCATCTTCAAGCTTAATTGAGATTTTCTTGCTCTCACTCATGCTATTTAAAGACAATCACATTCTACACTTTAGTTAAAGTGTCAAGTGAAATGGAGATATTATTTTGGACCCTAATTAGTTGATGTTACAGTCTTACATTGTTTAATTAACAGTTATCCCATGTCTTCCTTCAGGCATGCACATAACGTGGCCTTTGAAAAGTCAGATTTGTTCTTCGTCTGCCTATTAAGACCCCTGTCAGAACATATCATGGTTGATGA is a genomic window containing:
- the LOC107784140 gene encoding nudix hydrolase 8, which gives rise to MEMKYVDSKAISMSKSVGMETMKLSSSFLDSKLKFGVNVSPKFSSSRGLLMKASYSRTSYDATSSVTKKNFLVDTFSYQINGTNHTGLYFRDKWVLDASDDEYGGVIVNAERLPSNPAKFVSLLRASLAHWKVKGKKGVWLKLPVEKCDLVPIAVKEGFQYHHAEKGHVMLTYWIPDEPCMLPSNASHQVGVGGFVINDKNEVLVVQEKHSARALSGLWKIPTGFILESEEIFTGVVREVKEETGIDTEFVEVMAFRHAHNVAFEKSDLFFVCLLRPLSEHIMVDDLEIQAAKWMPLVEFVEQPLIQGDDMFKKIIDIFIARLGKRYCGLSIHQLVSKLDNKLSTLYFNTVEDPDLNCQAS